ttaaggagttattgatactttaagtgcaaaatgatgatataaaaccttgataaatatgcacttttaagtactaatcaacacTTAAACAATATCTTGCAGCCTATTAAAGATCCTTATAGACCTAGAAGATTCCCAAAACAAGCGTTCACATCCTTGTAGAGAAAAGATCATTGCTAAATAGAAAacccacaagtcaaaaggaaataaataataaaattcatatagCCTATTCTAACTTATATAGCAAGTCCTTCTTGAACTTCTATTCACCTGAAAGTTTACTCCAACATAGAAAAATACCTCTGGAATATTTTGGTAAATTTTTAGTTCGATCCAATGGTTGGATTTGGAATTATGTTTAATAGCGTAAAACTAAATAGTAAgaaattttataacaaaatctgaatctgacttTCCTTGGATTGTATCATAAAATCTCTGTAGTCATTGGTTCTCTCTCAAtccaaatataaagaaaaacaaaaaaaatcccaacaacTCTTTACCTTTCCTATCTCTGCCCCAAAAACAACAATCTTCTTTccattttcttcctcaaatcCAGCACCTTCCAACTCTTCCCcccaaaaagataagaaaaacctagatttttttttaccaatcagTTGTCacccaaaagaaataaaaaaaaaaaatccaacattgCTCTCCAAGCTACTGGCCACCACACACCAAAAACCTATTTTCCCTCTTCCACAACCAACCTCAACCATAGTGAGCAACACCGTCTCTCAAACTCTTAACACCAGCAATAGCGGTGAGTTCTCCCTCACAACAACAACTCTCTTTATTCCTCTCAGCCAAAACAACCCCCGATAGCTTCAACCACCAGCTCCTCAACATCATATTAACCATTGCTAGTAGCAGATCTAACAACGTCAGCTTTAGCAGTGTCGCCATTGTGAGTATCACTACCAATGGCTTCTCATCTTTTATCCAAGCCACTCATAACTTTATCTCTTCAGCGACCAAcaactctttctcttttccataCCATCCACAATAACAACTAAGAAACTAACGTCATCTCTTTGACCTCCTCTTACGATGACATACAATCCAATTGCATCAAAGTATTGGTCTTAACAAatctaagaaagaaaagaaaaggaactaaaattttttatgatttgtttctttggttttagtttgctttttattaCACGGTCAGTGTAGATAGAAAGAGAAAGGTGTTGGTTTAATATACCATGTAGCTAATTGGTTGGTTACATGtggtattattatattcatgtaaatgtatatttattattaataaaggcttaatttatctttaatatttatataatattagattaataaatctagagTGAAGATAAAATCCAtaggacaaaaatattttgcaaagaaaattataaagttgttataattatgagattcctattgcatcaaagcattaTTCATAAAATGTTCCTAGTCGATgctattttaaatactgaacaTTTATTAGAGTCATAAAAACTGATACATAttatactctctttttttatgacAAGAAATAATTGTTCTCATAAGTTGAGGTATAAGGGATATCTAGAACTAATACATAGGTGCATGTAATAATACATGTATATTAAACTGACCCGTATGAGAATTCTATATAGAGAAATCACCTTTATTTTTGGAAAGGCTCACGTGATGATTGTATAATTGATCCTTAAACTTAAGATCACTAAGTCATCTTATATAGAGAATACCATGTTTTGATCttgttacatgttatcttaatcaaGGTAATGAAAGGTTAGACATTGggtataacatgaaatatatgaAGGTACTTGAGTGATCAATAGAGGATTCATCACCCTCAGTGAATTaggaaaaatatttcatctattctcaaataatattgactGAGAAATCCTTGGCtaaggtggaatgagatttgaaaagagtttcaaatcttatttaaatgATCAATGAGTATTACAtagagaacaaacatgatttaacatgacatatatactctatgttttaatgttaaatcataacattattaataaaaggatattaattatattaagaaaccggtcactaaaaggttaagtcaaaccaataatgacttttctaatattttgggGGCATGACATGTTGCTAGACGATGCACATggtcttcaaatataaattaatccattgttaaattgataataaattaaattatttattttattttattataattataatttatattttggtcAACATATTAGAAATCTAATAGGTCGCACATATTAAGAATCACTAGTCAGAAATTAAACtgggatgatttaattaagtattacttgattaaaatatattttagaaattaaggattgaaatataattaatacatggattatatttctagaactagaaaaatcaaggacttgattgagttaatttctaaaattattctgaattaatatatggatattataaAAGGAcggcaaattgatattttgctaATTTGTAGGGTTTTTCAGAGATTACCCTATAAATAATAagttatgccttttatttttatgagttgTTGTATGTTAGATAGAAAACTACGTAAACATAAAATTAGTGTTAGCACTCGAAGCATAACAATCTCTATTTCTTTAATTGGGATTTAGGAGATTTCTCATGAGCAGTTTGTGTAGATTACCATTGGAAACTGTAAAATTAGACGTCTTATGCTTTATAACAACCCAacctttaaagaattatttaaaaccgaaaaaaatcaGATCTTCAGGTAATAAATCCCTAAACAAATATAGATCCATCTAACGGGATCCTAGAGactcccaaataaaaaaaatttcatagttTCTACTACGTGTATGATATTCGGGAAACCAAACAAAAGGAGAGGCACTTTAGATCTCATGGTTGGTTTTCTTCCACTAACGAAGGTGTGTGAACTCACACTGCAAATGGTAGTGGCGCATGGATACATACACCATCACTATTTCAGTGGTTCTTCAGCCTTGAATCCAATAGTTCTTTGACACTCTAAACACCTTAGAATGTCGATTCACaacctcaaattatttttttaataaattgataaaatgtcATGCATTTTAGTAGACAAAATGCTTATTATTGTGTATAATTCTTGGATTGTTTAGACAATGTTAATTTGGTTTGATGTGTGTTTTGACTTtgaaatgaattaaatatttatgttgaattgtgagtttatttttttagattgtgatTGCTTTTTTTGACATTAAATGTTGGTACATGAGTTATGTTTGAGTTTGTGTTGATTTATTAGAATTGGGATGAAATTTGAACAAagtttgtgaaattaataagatttgTGTGGATTTTTGGTGTTTATTAAGTTTGAGTTAATGAACAATAATTCATTTTGAATTGATACCATGTTTAAAATAGctagataaaaacatgttattatgTTTTGCTATACATGGCATTAAAtccattttcaataaatttttaaaatttttggaagaatattttgcaattaattttgaGTTCCCCACATTTCCCCCCcccttatatttaatatttgaaattgtgacTTATACACGAggtgttttttttggtattaaatAAATTGGTTTCTTttccacaaacaaaaaaaatctttctttcaaaaaatataaaatttatttcaaattgcaTATGGTCAAgactctcaaaaataaaaataaaaataaaatttatataaataattaaaaaaatacaaggcatGATTTAGCatccttaaataaaaaaatgcaagaaaaatagttttatgaAATCTTTAAGAACTTGacctagattttaaaaataccaaaaaagattattattttttaatattaaggacTATGAACTTATACGTTAGATTTATTtctggtattaaaaaaataaaaattaaaaattaaaaaaatactaaaatggaCTGGTTTTAACACAAaccaataattataaaacacaaaaacactttaatttatatcatataGATAAACAATGTcacttattttaaataaattgtattaagTGTGTTACGTATTCCATATACacaactaattttattattcaaattataaGAGCAGTAAGGGTTTATTAATTACCACTGATATCTTGAATCTTCTTCAATAATATGATGGAATCAGGTCACATTCAAATTTCAGTTGCCACGTGCTATCAAAGTTTAAATTCTCGAAAGGGTTGAATATTGAGAACCATGACTCCTAGCATTCGTTTTTCGACTTCTTCTGCTCCTTTCGCAACCATCAATTTAGTTTTCACATATTCCATTTGGAAATACCGCCCTAGTGTTTGTACAATTCGGCAAATAAGTCTGTTTTGAAAGAGTTGTGTTCAGATCTTATCCCATATTGACATAATTTTACAAACACAAACTTGTGAAGGTTGTTTGTGTATTGCGATACGAGGCACAGCCAGAGGGTTTCTCCAAATACATTCCTTTCATCTAACCATAACTCAGCCACCCTTTCATTCGGCTTTAAGATAATGCATTTTTACCCCAACTATTTTATTGCATCGCACAACATGCACGCACGTATGActagtaaatataaaattatttcgatCACAGATATCCTTGAAAGCTTGCGTTGCGTGGACACCCCTTGATATCTTAAATTCCGAAGAGTTATACTTGAAAGATTTTATATGCTCACTTCATTTACAGAGGAGGACAAAAGGAAGATACTCCTGGCAGAGACTGATCATCCTCGCACCTAAATTGTATGGAATGGGCAAGTGGCATTTGGTGTCAGTAAAGCTTACTTGATGATCCTAGAGACAAAAGAATCAGCAACCCAAAAGGAATAAAACATTCAAGTTCCAAGCATGATaaagaatcaattgaaaaattgCATTGAAAGTTTCAACAGCTCCTTCCCACCAAGATCTACGTAAAACTACTTTCACCTTGAACCTAGTGGCAAATACTGAAAATCCTTTACGTTTTGCTGTAGATGAGCTACAATCGCATTTTCTTATGACTTCAACCCAACACAACTTGGACATAATGGCATCTTCTATTTTAGAAGATACGCTGTAAAGGGTGGAAAAGGGAAAcgaattttctttttagaggGGGGATGAGATCTAGCTGGCCCCATAGAGAACATGTTGCTTCCTCATGGATTCTGCAATAGCCGTTTCAGGTCAACGATATAACATAGCAAGTGCTGCAGGTTGAAGgcatttgaaatgcaaaaattgTTGTAGCCTCCACCTAGCTCGGtgggaaaggaaaagaaatcttCTCCAACAGCATTATCATCTTTACGCATAGTACATGTATAAGCTGTTTGCAGCAGCGCAGGCAATGGAATTTTCAGTTGGATGCCATGCTAGGTGAAGCAACTTCGTGGTGAAATCAAAAGAACTTCCATTTGCATCAACTCCTGGGCCTTCTGCTCCTGTTAGTGAGTGATCTCcagattaatataataaaaacaagttgtTAGGATAACAAAAGAACATGGAAGAGGAGTGCAAGGTAGGACAGAAGAGGAGGAAAAGTGAAGGCACTGACCCCGTCTTACAACTCGTGTTATGCTGCTTAGGGATCTTGAAGGCCTCGAAGGGGTCTGGACTTGTCTCCTAATATTGTAATTCAAGATTTATAAGATATCCCATATGAAACTAACTATCATTAGTTTCAATCTCACTGTTATATCAATCAGAAACTACCTCATTGGATTTTTGCTGGCTTCTAAAGTTGATGCCTCAGTACTTCCCGGGGCACAACCAAACACTCGGAACAGATTGCTTTGGACATGAAAAGAAATAACATATTATGGCACATGGAGAGATGAtgtcaataacaataatacagtCACCAGATGTATGGACATGTAAGAACCAGACCTGTAGGAGCCTGTTGCAACTCGCAATCCATCACCACTCGAGCAACACTCGAATTTATCAAAGATGGAATCGTTTTCATATAAATCACACAACTGggtaaattcaaaaaatataataattagaatGGACACAgcttaacaaagaaaattttcaggTTAAGCTGTCTAAAGAAAGAAATCTCACCTTTGGTCTTAAATATTCATGAACCTGGAAGGTTGCAACTGGACCTGAATCCATATTGATATCCCACAgctataataaagaaaataaacaactgagaattaaaaaataaattcaaacttAACATCAAGAGGACATGCATGAATAACTTCTTTAggtatcatgaaaataaaatcaaccacTATGAAAACTAGGTTGTAGTTTTTTGAAACATTCGCACAAAGACAAACCAGAAGTAATAGAAAAACAGATGACATACGTTTGAtatttttgagatatttttcagttttttgaaAAGTCTTTCAAGAATATAGAAAACTATACAGTTTGTTTTTACcagataaatgtttttttcttggaaaactTGGTTTCTAATTTTAGCAAGTTTAGAAAGATgagtttttctgtttttttactcATTTCCATATTCCAATAGACAAATATACTAAACCAAACATTTTAAAGTTAGGGAAAACAATTTCTCGGAAcagatgaattgaaaaaaacagagaacaaaTTAGAAAGTCCCTATGATGTATTCATGCCCTCCAAACATGTGAAACTAACAAGTCCAAGTAGAATAAAAATCTCTAACATTACAAAATAACATGGCTCGCATCATCAATCCAAACTCTTTCCATCGTCCAGAAATCTGCATCTTTATAAGCTACTATAATGTATGCCTAACATTGTTCTATGATCAAAATGGCTTCAAGGTAAACAAGGTTTCAGTGGTGACCAGcttgcaaaaatatttaatttatcataaaatttcATACAGTAGTGCCCATTTTCCTTGAATCAACTATCTTTGCCACCATAGCATACACTGAAAAACATGATCAagtaagcaaaaagaaaaaacagttttAGAATGCTTCAACATGCAGTCTCccgacatttttttttcctttattgtttttcagATTAATAATGTGAGAAGTGCCATCCTCACAATTTTATGAACAGAATATCCTATTATGTACTTAGTGTCAAATGTCTTAGAACCTTGTTACAGACATAGCCTCCTTTGTCTAGCTTACAGCAACAGTTAATAGAAGAAACAAATTTGCAGGAAACAAACAATTTCTATCTCTAGACATTTTGCTTGATGAATATTGCATAGTTGGAGTTCTACTGTTTGGACATCCTATGGATTGCAGAGATGGATATTTCTTCTATGCATAAAACGCATAACAGAGCATGCTTAAGAGGCCAGTTTTATTCAATAACCCTTGACTCCTATGACTATTTGAATCCAAAAGACATACaacaaattgaatgaaaaaaatatgaaccaaAACCTTTGCAATTATATCAACCCAAACCTTAAGAGTCATGTAATCACGACTAAGTATATGTCTTCCATCCCTTGCAAATTTAATATCAGAGATTGAGGCAATTATTTCTGTAAAAAATGATCTGGAGCCTGGTGCCTCTGGTTCCTCAAACCTGTGTAAGTAGATGATGTTACTGGAGGGCTGTTTATAGTATTGAAACAAGACTTCCACAAAAGCCAGTAAAAACACTTACAATTTGGCATGAGAGTCGCACAAAGCTGATTGTCGCATATCAATGAGTCGGATTGAGCCTTTTGAACTGCTGTATGCTAACATATTGCAATGGCTGGGGTGGAATTCTGCTGATGTTATAACCTCTGCAGGTATAAGTGTACACAGGTTGAGACATCAAGTAGAGTATCAGCAATACAGATACTTAGCAGTTGAAACCAGTGTTGTCAAGAGGCGCTGAGGCACTCCAGACGAGGCGAGGTGAGGCCCCAACACTTTTATTAGCCTCAGGCATTGGATTTCAATGAGGCGGAGTGGGTTGTGCAAGGCACTAAGGCTAGCGCCTGCTTGAAGTTCTTCCTTTTctgttggatttttctttttctttttcttttattttaccaCAAGAAACAACTTAggggtatttttgtaaaaaaacaaagaatagggtaaaaaaaatcattaaagtgGAAGACAAACAGACAATGAAGGACACTTAGAAGAGAAACACCAaccacaatttcttttttcaatagtGGGAATCGAAGAACAGCACTTCTGTACagttaatactttatttttttctaaacaagtGCAATATAGTTTGAGAGATGAGGATTTCGATTATAATCATGAAATGAAGGATATGGAGGACTCAAGTGCAGGAGAGGAAAGCACACATGGAGATGTTTTTGAAGATTAAcgaataatgatgatgatatttaatttttctttttaatctatttGGCTGCTTACTAGTttaaattatcttcttttttttaaggttgaaaaATATGACTTTATATGACtatgttatgttattttatattttcctttgATTTACAAATGATGTAATCTTAATtgggaagatatatatattttagatttatataatataatatatttttttataatttatagcaTATCGCCTTGGTTCATTCAGGCATGCGCCTCAAGCATTTTACAAGCCCGGCGCCTTTTAGTGTCTTTCGCCTTTGACAACACTGGTTGAAATAATCAATTACTCAACCATAGGGGGAAGGCTGACAGTATATATTGTCCAGTAACTATTCATGAATTCGAACGGGGATGCCAAGTGAGTTCCAAAaagtaaaacataaaaaccagAATTCTCAAAATTTGATCAAAAGTACGTGGATCAtgcaaatttatataattaatacaattaCCGTCAGAGACCATGAGGCTTACCAGTTAAATCCTCCatatttgcaggtttgacaTCAACGATATTGAAACTTTGGTTGCTGATTTCCAAATTCCAAAGATTTATTCGGAGGTCATCAGCTGATATAAAAGTTTCACCATCACTGGAATATATCACAGTGTAGGAAGATTagtgaaatttcaataaaaCCATACCAATATCAGACAAGCTGgaaaaaaccaagagaaacgCTCCAGTACAATCTCTCAATATGTGTTCCAGATAGAGGCAATGAACAAAACTAGCAAGTCTAGAAACCCACAATATGCAACTTCTAGCACAACAGAGGCAACTGAAACATAAAGCACTAGCCAAAACCAAGCAATTCACATGCACAGTGCaattttgttcttcaaaaatgacaaatttaacacatgaaaaaaggtaaaagtaagaaagaaaaaaactaaggcCAGCCAGCATAAAGGCACTAAATCCTAACAGCAATTATAGCTCAAATGTCCTCTGATTTAATGTGTGAGATAATTAGCTCACCGCTTTGAGAATAAACACCAACTTTACAAGCCTGCAGAAGAGTTCCTAGAATCTTAGAAGATCATTTCATTTTGAGGCAACTGTAATGGGATAGAATTATGGTTTACACTTGTTTTTATGGGGTATCAGGAGGCTTAAAATGATTTCTTTTGGCTGTACTCAGCGAGATTGAGTGCACCCTTAGcatgtttctttattttgtttcttcaacttCAGAGGATATCTTATTCTCCTAATTGTTCCTTTGTACTATTCTCATTCTTATATTgtctatcttaaaaaatatgagCCACAACACTGTTATTTTCATTGGTCAAAGCATTCCAAATAAAAAGTAGAGTACACTAAACCAATTCTTGTCAGTCTCCATCTCCGTCCCCTATTTAGTCCATGGGACTCGTAATATTACAAGGAAAAGAGCACCTTACGGTCATATGTGCTACAAgcacacaacaataaaataaacaacacaACTGCTGCTGCTCTTTTATCACAGCATCACTTTTTCTTAAGAGAAAATCTGTGGATGCCAAGCAGTAATGATGGATTTCCATCGTCAAcaaggaaagagaaaataatgtaCATGTGGAGACAAAGTATTGAAGTTTAATCATAGTACAATAATGAACCCAAGAACCAAACAATTACAGAAACTTTAGAAGAGCAACACCTGCTGAaactaaatgcaaataaaagtTCCAAACaaccataaaagaaaaggaacaacctgttgtttgaaattgaattaatatgATAGTCATGCGCATGGGCATACACCCTTCGACATCTAGCCATCAAGCTTGTCTCGTTGCTAGTCACCTAAGGGTCACATAAGAGTTAGATCCACATAAGATGACACAAgcatttcagaaaaaaatttccttttaaCAACACCACCCACACCCACACCCACACCCACACCCACATTCCCCCTAATCCTGCCTGAAACAGGAAAATAAAAGGACTTCCAGGATTAGATTTTCCTTTTAACAACACCACCCACACCCACATTCCCCCTAATCCTGCCTGAAATGGGAAAATAAAAGGACTTCCAGGATTAGATTCCtgtctcatatatttttttaaaaaaatattaaaaggcaCATAGAATGAACAGGGGGAACCAACTTCATCTAAATTTCATTCAAGAACCACATTGCATAAAACACTGCACCAATAACATAAAAAGCTTACCTAATCAATTGAAAGCATTGTTCCTTGGACAAGGATACCATTAAAAAAGCAATGTTCATATGATGTATAATCATGGTCATATGTGAAAAGTGGAGATATGTGAAAATTCTTTCAGTGTTTAGTTGCTTTAGATGTCATTTGGTCTTCAGCTGCTATGTGATCTAATTGTTAGGATTTCCTTCAGTTTTTTTAGCATTGTGGATTTTGGTTATCATTGGATAACAGTCTGTTTCGTAAGATGACATGCTTTTTAATATGGTCTGTTTTGCTGTGTATTCATCTTTCCATTTTAAAGTCTTAAGGCCtgttatttcttttctctcctgTGATGTTTCATGAATGGCCCTTTCCTACATGGTACATTTGAAGTGAGAAAAACAAGGCTTGACTTCCATTTATACATTAGCAAATCAATTGACCAGTTTTAAAGTAATGAAAAATTCtatattaaaagttaaataGGGGAAccaatccattaaaaaaattgcaattccAGCTCTTTTAGGTATTtagcgtgtttttttttttttttttcaaaaaaaaaagagagagaaaactggagataattttagttatttcaaaaacacaacCAATTCACAGAGGAAAAAGACTTGTTTTACTAAAATTACCACAGGTAAACGCAATGATGGAAAACCCCCAGGTGAAATGCTCAAGTCATTGCTTGGTAAATTGTGTGACTTGTCTCCTCCATTTGCAAGATATTGTTTACCAATACTTGAATTACTTGAACTGGCAACGCCACCATTTCCTACAGCTTTTGAAGGGTCCACATTCATCTCAGAAATTTTCTTCACCTTCTTTTCTTGGACCTGTACAATTcttgtaaaaaatatcaaataaataagtgGACAAGAATGTAGCAACCATAgatcaaaaatcaattaaaatatcacTTGAAGCAGTCAGGACAATGTGTTGATATATGAGATATCCCACAAGTGTCTCTTTTGATACATCTAGCCATCATGATTAGAAGCCCACATTTGAGTACAGATTATGAAAATCCATCTGCATATATCCTGGTGATGCCTGCTACCCATTCAACCTCTCTAAAGAAACACCCAGACTAATTACAGGGTCCATAATATAGTTCTATATCATGCACTAAGTTGCAGTGTTTCTATAAAGCAGCAAATCAGTACCAACCTATATGCACTTGACACATCAAGGAGGCACCATAGCATGCCATGCAcagtttcatatatatactcccATTTAAGCTATATCTAGGCACCCTTGCATGCATGATTTATTGAATGGACATATTCAAAGACAAACCAAAACTTAATTAAGAACTTTGATAAACATTGCCTCAAAGCAGATCAACTTAAAAAGTGATTATATGTATTCTCTCAATATGCCATGTGTACACAACAAGTATACTGGCCACTGGCCAGGTAGCTCCATAACAAACTAGGTAGTTGAAAATGCTGTAATGAGCTCGCAAGCGGACATGATAAATGAAAAGTGCAAGGTCTTTCATCATGCTTCAAGATAAGGTTCCTTTCCTACCTTCCAATACTTGATGGTTTTATCATTGGTAGATAGGAGAAAGAGAGCACCATTGGCTGTTTGGCACCAtctgattttgttgattttctcCTCTATTTCTAAGCTCTTGAGATAGTCAAACTGGccacaaaaaaattgaacacaCAACAGTGAATGTTTGAAGCAAGCGTGGTCTGAAAAAATGCATCTGAAATCAAGCCAGGAATAAAAGGCAGAAAAGAATACCTCAGGTTCATGGCTCTGAA
This genomic interval from Populus alba chromosome 1, ASM523922v2, whole genome shotgun sequence contains the following:
- the LOC118040923 gene encoding serine/threonine protein phosphatase 2A 55 kDa regulatory subunit B beta isoform; amino-acid sequence: MNGGDEVAEAPASPPQPLEWKFSQVFGERTAGEEVQEVDIISAIEFDRSGDHLATGDRGGRVVLFERTDTKDHGGSRRDLERMGYPISRHPEFRYKTEFQSHEPEFDYLKSLEIEEKINKIRWCQTANGALFLLSTNDKTIKYWKVQEKKVKKISEMNVDPSKAVGNGGVASSSNSSIGKQYLANGGDKSHNLPSNDLSISPGGFPSLRLPVVTSNETSLMARCRRVYAHAHDYHINSISNNSDGETFISADDLRINLWNLEISNQSFNIVDVKPANMEDLTEVITSAEFHPSHCNMLAYSSSKGSIRLIDMRQSALCDSHAKLFEEPEAPGSRSFFTEIIASISDIKFARDGRHILSRDYMTLKLWDINMDSGPVATFQVHEYLRPKLCDLYENDSIFDKFECCSSGDGLRVATGSYSNLFRVFGCAPGSTEASTLEASKNPMRRQVQTPSRPSRSLSSITRVVRRGAEGPGVDANGSSFDFTTKLLHLAWHPTENSIACAAANSLYMYYA